The Xanthobacter flavus genome includes a window with the following:
- a CDS encoding 2-hydroxymuconate tautomerase, with translation MPLVVVEMWEGRSVEQKRNLVKAITKAMVEEAACKPDHLHVVIHETPKDSWGRGGILGIDMEEQKK, from the coding sequence ATGCCACTCGTAGTCGTCGAGATGTGGGAAGGCCGCTCCGTGGAGCAGAAGCGCAACCTCGTTAAGGCCATCACCAAGGCGATGGTGGAGGAGGCTGCCTGCAAGCCCGACCACCTGCACGTGGTGATTCACGAAACCCCGAAGGACAGCTGGGGACGTGGCGGCATCCTGGGCATTGACATGGAAGAGCAGAAGAAATGA
- a CDS encoding NAD(P)-dependent oxidoreductase, producing MIIENTRITIHKSNICLVGQGTIGSLTRTLIALGAHVHVAARNPVQRAAAYAAGAESAPLEALPELLPRMDIVIGSVPLQILGEDLLRLLPAHALLVDVAAPPGTIDRDAAAALGLKSIWARGMGSRAPVTVGRSRRRIAEIRNDRSGS from the coding sequence GTGATCATCGAGAACACCCGCATCACCATCCACAAATCAAATATTTGCCTCGTGGGGCAGGGGACCATCGGCTCCCTCACTCGCACGCTGATCGCCCTCGGTGCCCATGTGCACGTGGCGGCGCGTAATCCCGTCCAGCGGGCGGCGGCCTATGCCGCAGGAGCAGAATCCGCGCCACTTGAGGCGCTGCCCGAGCTGCTGCCGCGCATGGATATTGTGATCGGCAGCGTGCCCCTTCAGATCCTCGGCGAGGATCTGCTGCGCCTGTTGCCGGCGCATGCTCTGCTGGTGGATGTGGCGGCCCCGCCCGGCACCATCGATCGCGACGCGGCCGCAGCGCTGGGGCTGAAGTCGATCTGGGCCCGTGGCATGGGCTCGCGGGCACCGGTCACGGTAGGCCGCAGCCGCCGCCGGATCGCAGAAATCCGCAATGACAGGTCCGGGAGCTGA
- a CDS encoding dipicolinate synthase subunit DpsA, whose product MRAFGFPWPEGGIEGVRLAQDAADALSGADIALFPIPGITKEGALFAPSCPQKIIPTREMLAGMKPGAHIILGLADANLKAHCEVLGITLHEYEWDVDLMLLRALPSWKGCSG is encoded by the coding sequence GTGCGCGCCTTCGGCTTTCCCTGGCCTGAGGGCGGCATCGAAGGCGTGCGGCTGGCCCAGGATGCGGCCGACGCGCTCAGCGGGGCGGACATCGCCCTTTTCCCTATTCCCGGCATCACCAAGGAAGGCGCGCTCTTCGCCCCGAGCTGCCCGCAGAAGATCATCCCCACGCGGGAGATGCTGGCGGGAATGAAGCCGGGCGCACACATCATCCTCGGCTTGGCCGACGCGAACCTGAAGGCCCATTGTGAGGTGCTCGGCATCACGCTCCACGAATATGAGTGGGATGTGGATCTGATGCTGTTGCGGGCCCTGCCATCGTGGAAGGGGTGCTCAGGGTGA